A portion of the Punica granatum isolate Tunisia-2019 chromosome 7, ASM765513v2, whole genome shotgun sequence genome contains these proteins:
- the LOC116214088 gene encoding protein BONZAI 1-like isoform X3 has protein sequence MGNCCSDGGSGRAAIGATAAYPTIDGPNDAVQLFLSARGCHGLFSQIELSFSALGLRDRDLCSKSDPLLVIYVRGRDGAVQEVGRTEVVLNSFNPTWITKHTMAFQFEVVQTLIFRVYDVDTPFHNVEVKMLKLDEQQFLGEATCALSQIVTKSSRSLTLDLVPGTEAADSVCSQSCGKLIVHAEECIGSKTTTEIIFRCSDFEHKTLFSRSDPFLVISKIVENGIPIPICKSEVIKNDPRLAWKSVFLNIQQVGSKDSPLVIECFNFNSNGKHDLVGKVQKSLVDLERLHSSGQGENLFYPTSSGNNYQNKQILKSQLFVDTFNESIQCSFLDYLAEGFELNFMVAIDFTASNGNPRLPDSLHYIDPSGHPNAYQRAVLEVGEVLQFYDTDRRFPAWGFGARPIDGPVSHCFNLNGSSNYCEVEGIQGIMMAYMSALLNVSLAGPTLFGPVITNAALLASQSLANSWHKYFVLLIITDGVVTDLQETKDALVKASDLPLSILIVGVGGADFKEMEILDADKGDRLESSNGRVASRDIVQFVPLRDVQSGEISAIQSLLAELPTQFLTFMRTRDIRPS, from the exons ATGGGAAATTGCTGCTCCGATGGCGGCAGCGGGAGGGCGGCCATTGGAGCCACGGCAGCCTATCCCACTATCGACGGCCCCAACGACGCCGTCCAACTCTTCCTCAGTGCTCGGGGATGCCACGGCCTTTTTTCCCAGATCGAG CTGTCTTTCTCTGCATTAGGATTGCGGGATCGAGATCTGTGTTCCAAG AGTGACCCTTTGTTGGTTATCTATGTAAGAGGACGAGATGGAGCAGTTCAAGAGGTGGGACGGACTGAGGTGGTCCTTAATTCATTTAATCCCACATGGATCACAAAACATACTATGGCATTCCAGTTTGAGGTTGTGCAAACACTAAT ATTCCGTGTATATGATGTGGACACTCCATTTCACAACGTGGAAGTGAAG ATGCTTAAGCTGGATGAGCAACAGTTTCTTGGTGAGGCAACCTGTGCTCTCTCCCAG ATAGTCACAAAATCAAGCAGATCATTGACCTTAGACCTTGTACCTGGTACAGAAGCTGCAGATTcagtttgttcccagagttgtggAAAACTTATAGTGCATGCTGAGGAATGTATAGGTTCAAAGACTACAACAGAGATTATTTTCAGATGTTCAGATTTTGAACACAAGACTCTTTTCTCAAGGAGT GATCCCTTCCTTGTAATATCTAAAATAGTGGAGAATGGAATCCCAATTCCGATTTGCAAATCCGAAGTGATAAAGAATGATCCGAGACTTGCCTGGAAGTCAGTATTTTTGAATATCCAACAAGTTGGAAGCAAG GACAGTCCATTGGTAATTGAATGCTTCAACTTCAATAGCAATGGCAAGCATGATTTGGTTGG GAAGGTTCAGAAATCATTGGtggacttggaaaggcttcaTTCCAGTGGGCAGGGAGAAAATCTGTTCTACCCGACTTCTTCTGGAAATAATTACCAAAACAAG CAGATATTGAAGAGCCAGCTATTTGTGGATACGTTTAATGAGAGCATCCAATGTTCTTTTCTGGATTACTTGGCTGAGGGATTTGAACTGAATTTTATGGTGGCTATTGATTTTACAG CTTCAAATGGAAATCCTCGCCTTCCTGATTCCCTGCATTATATTGATCCCTCAGGACATCCAAATGCATATCAGAGA GCAGTCCTTGAAGTTGGAGAAGTTCTGCAGTTCTATGATACTGACAGGCGATTTCCTGCATGGGGTTTCGGAGCCAGGCCAATTGATGGTCCTGTCTCTCACTGTTTCAACCTGAATGGAAGCAGTAACTACTGTGAG GTTGAAGGAATTCAGGGGATCATGATGGCCTATATGAGTGCTCTCCTTAATGTTTCGCTTGCAGGGCCGACTCTTTTTGGACCCGTTATCACCAATGCTGCACTACTTGCCAGCCAATCACTTGCAAACAGTTGGCACAAGTACTTTGTGTTGTTAATAATCACT GATGGTGTTGTGACCGATCTTCAAGAAACTAAAGATGCGCTTGTGAAAGCATCTGACCTACCGTTGTCAATACTCATAGTTGGAGTCGGGGGAGCCGATTTCAAGGAAATGGAg ATTCTAGATGCAGACAAGGGTGATCGACTGGAAAGTTCGAATGGCCGTGTTGCTTCACGTGACATTGTCCAGTTTGTTCCTTTGCGGGATGTGCAGA GTGGAGAGATATCTGCTATTCAGTCACTTCTGGCAGAACTACCCACACAGTTCTTAACCTTTATGCGGACCAGAGATATAAGACCAAGTTAA
- the LOC116214088 gene encoding protein BONZAI 1-like isoform X4, whose protein sequence is MGNCCSDGGSGRAAIGATAAYPTIDGPNDAVQLFLSARGCHGLFSQIELSFSALGLRDRDLCSKSDPLLVIYVRGRDGAVQEVGRTEVVLNSFNPTWITKHTMAFQFEVVQTLIFRVYDVDTPFHNVEVKMLKLDEQQFLGEATCALSQIVTKSSRSLTLDLVPGTEAADSVCSQSCGKLIVHAEECIGSKTTTEIIFRCSDFEHKTLFSRSDPFLVISKIVENGIPIPICKSEVIKNDPRLAWKSVFLNIQQVGSKDSPLVIECFNFNSNGKHDLVGKVQKSLVDLERLHSSGQGENLFYPTSSGNNYQNKILKSQLFVDTFNESIQCSFLDYLAEGFELNFMVAIDFTASNGNPRLPDSLHYIDPSGHPNAYQRAVLEVGEVLQFYDTDRRFPAWGFGARPIDGPVSHCFNLNGSSNYCEVEGIQGIMMAYMSALLNVSLAGPTLFGPVITNAALLASQSLANSWHKYFVLLIITDGVVTDLQETKDALVKASDLPLSILIVGVGGADFKEMEILDADKGDRLESSNGRVASRDIVQFVPLRDVQSGEISAIQSLLAELPTQFLTFMRTRDIRPS, encoded by the exons ATGGGAAATTGCTGCTCCGATGGCGGCAGCGGGAGGGCGGCCATTGGAGCCACGGCAGCCTATCCCACTATCGACGGCCCCAACGACGCCGTCCAACTCTTCCTCAGTGCTCGGGGATGCCACGGCCTTTTTTCCCAGATCGAG CTGTCTTTCTCTGCATTAGGATTGCGGGATCGAGATCTGTGTTCCAAG AGTGACCCTTTGTTGGTTATCTATGTAAGAGGACGAGATGGAGCAGTTCAAGAGGTGGGACGGACTGAGGTGGTCCTTAATTCATTTAATCCCACATGGATCACAAAACATACTATGGCATTCCAGTTTGAGGTTGTGCAAACACTAAT ATTCCGTGTATATGATGTGGACACTCCATTTCACAACGTGGAAGTGAAG ATGCTTAAGCTGGATGAGCAACAGTTTCTTGGTGAGGCAACCTGTGCTCTCTCCCAG ATAGTCACAAAATCAAGCAGATCATTGACCTTAGACCTTGTACCTGGTACAGAAGCTGCAGATTcagtttgttcccagagttgtggAAAACTTATAGTGCATGCTGAGGAATGTATAGGTTCAAAGACTACAACAGAGATTATTTTCAGATGTTCAGATTTTGAACACAAGACTCTTTTCTCAAGGAGT GATCCCTTCCTTGTAATATCTAAAATAGTGGAGAATGGAATCCCAATTCCGATTTGCAAATCCGAAGTGATAAAGAATGATCCGAGACTTGCCTGGAAGTCAGTATTTTTGAATATCCAACAAGTTGGAAGCAAG GACAGTCCATTGGTAATTGAATGCTTCAACTTCAATAGCAATGGCAAGCATGATTTGGTTGG GAAGGTTCAGAAATCATTGGtggacttggaaaggcttcaTTCCAGTGGGCAGGGAGAAAATCTGTTCTACCCGACTTCTTCTGGAAATAATTACCAAAACAAG ATATTGAAGAGCCAGCTATTTGTGGATACGTTTAATGAGAGCATCCAATGTTCTTTTCTGGATTACTTGGCTGAGGGATTTGAACTGAATTTTATGGTGGCTATTGATTTTACAG CTTCAAATGGAAATCCTCGCCTTCCTGATTCCCTGCATTATATTGATCCCTCAGGACATCCAAATGCATATCAGAGA GCAGTCCTTGAAGTTGGAGAAGTTCTGCAGTTCTATGATACTGACAGGCGATTTCCTGCATGGGGTTTCGGAGCCAGGCCAATTGATGGTCCTGTCTCTCACTGTTTCAACCTGAATGGAAGCAGTAACTACTGTGAG GTTGAAGGAATTCAGGGGATCATGATGGCCTATATGAGTGCTCTCCTTAATGTTTCGCTTGCAGGGCCGACTCTTTTTGGACCCGTTATCACCAATGCTGCACTACTTGCCAGCCAATCACTTGCAAACAGTTGGCACAAGTACTTTGTGTTGTTAATAATCACT GATGGTGTTGTGACCGATCTTCAAGAAACTAAAGATGCGCTTGTGAAAGCATCTGACCTACCGTTGTCAATACTCATAGTTGGAGTCGGGGGAGCCGATTTCAAGGAAATGGAg ATTCTAGATGCAGACAAGGGTGATCGACTGGAAAGTTCGAATGGCCGTGTTGCTTCACGTGACATTGTCCAGTTTGTTCCTTTGCGGGATGTGCAGA GTGGAGAGATATCTGCTATTCAGTCACTTCTGGCAGAACTACCCACACAGTTCTTAACCTTTATGCGGACCAGAGATATAAGACCAAGTTAA
- the LOC116214088 gene encoding protein BONZAI 1-like isoform X5, with product MGNCCSDGGSGRAAIGATAAYPTIDGPNDAVQLFLSARGCHGLFSQIELSFSALGLRDRDLCSKSDPLLVIYVRGRDGAVQEVGRTEVVLNSFNPTWITKHTMAFQFEVVQTLIFRVYDVDTPFHNVEVKMLKLDEQQFLGEATCALSQDPFLVISKIVENGIPIPICKSEVIKNDPRLAWKSVFLNIQQVGSKDSPLVIECFNFNSNGKHDLVGKVQKSLVDLERLHSSGQGENLFYPTSSGNNYQNKQILKSQLFVDTFNESIQCSFLDYLAEGFELNFMVAIDFTASNGNPRLPDSLHYIDPSGHPNAYQRAVLEVGEVLQFYDTDRRFPAWGFGARPIDGPVSHCFNLNGSSNYCEVEGIQGIMMAYMSALLNVSLAGPTLFGPVITNAALLASQSLANSWHKYFVLLIITDGVVTDLQETKDALVKASDLPLSILIVGVGGADFKEMEILDADKGDRLESSNGRVASRDIVQFVPLRDVQITTLPFVGGEISAIQSLLAELPTQFLTFMRTRDIRPS from the exons ATGGGAAATTGCTGCTCCGATGGCGGCAGCGGGAGGGCGGCCATTGGAGCCACGGCAGCCTATCCCACTATCGACGGCCCCAACGACGCCGTCCAACTCTTCCTCAGTGCTCGGGGATGCCACGGCCTTTTTTCCCAGATCGAG CTGTCTTTCTCTGCATTAGGATTGCGGGATCGAGATCTGTGTTCCAAG AGTGACCCTTTGTTGGTTATCTATGTAAGAGGACGAGATGGAGCAGTTCAAGAGGTGGGACGGACTGAGGTGGTCCTTAATTCATTTAATCCCACATGGATCACAAAACATACTATGGCATTCCAGTTTGAGGTTGTGCAAACACTAAT ATTCCGTGTATATGATGTGGACACTCCATTTCACAACGTGGAAGTGAAG ATGCTTAAGCTGGATGAGCAACAGTTTCTTGGTGAGGCAACCTGTGCTCTCTCCCAG GATCCCTTCCTTGTAATATCTAAAATAGTGGAGAATGGAATCCCAATTCCGATTTGCAAATCCGAAGTGATAAAGAATGATCCGAGACTTGCCTGGAAGTCAGTATTTTTGAATATCCAACAAGTTGGAAGCAAG GACAGTCCATTGGTAATTGAATGCTTCAACTTCAATAGCAATGGCAAGCATGATTTGGTTGG GAAGGTTCAGAAATCATTGGtggacttggaaaggcttcaTTCCAGTGGGCAGGGAGAAAATCTGTTCTACCCGACTTCTTCTGGAAATAATTACCAAAACAAG CAGATATTGAAGAGCCAGCTATTTGTGGATACGTTTAATGAGAGCATCCAATGTTCTTTTCTGGATTACTTGGCTGAGGGATTTGAACTGAATTTTATGGTGGCTATTGATTTTACAG CTTCAAATGGAAATCCTCGCCTTCCTGATTCCCTGCATTATATTGATCCCTCAGGACATCCAAATGCATATCAGAGA GCAGTCCTTGAAGTTGGAGAAGTTCTGCAGTTCTATGATACTGACAGGCGATTTCCTGCATGGGGTTTCGGAGCCAGGCCAATTGATGGTCCTGTCTCTCACTGTTTCAACCTGAATGGAAGCAGTAACTACTGTGAG GTTGAAGGAATTCAGGGGATCATGATGGCCTATATGAGTGCTCTCCTTAATGTTTCGCTTGCAGGGCCGACTCTTTTTGGACCCGTTATCACCAATGCTGCACTACTTGCCAGCCAATCACTTGCAAACAGTTGGCACAAGTACTTTGTGTTGTTAATAATCACT GATGGTGTTGTGACCGATCTTCAAGAAACTAAAGATGCGCTTGTGAAAGCATCTGACCTACCGTTGTCAATACTCATAGTTGGAGTCGGGGGAGCCGATTTCAAGGAAATGGAg ATTCTAGATGCAGACAAGGGTGATCGACTGGAAAGTTCGAATGGCCGTGTTGCTTCACGTGACATTGTCCAGTTTGTTCCTTTGCGGGATGTGCAGA TCACTACCCTTCCATTTGTAGGTGGAGAGATATCTGCTATTCAGTCACTTCTGGCAGAACTACCCACACAGTTCTTAACCTTTATGCGGACCAGAGATATAAGACCAAGTTAA
- the LOC116214088 gene encoding protein BONZAI 1-like isoform X2 codes for MGNCCSDGGSGRAAIGATAAYPTIDGPNDAVQLFLSARGCHGLFSQIELSFSALGLRDRDLCSKSDPLLVIYVRGRDGAVQEVGRTEVVLNSFNPTWITKHTMAFQFEVVQTLIFRVYDVDTPFHNVEVKMLKLDEQQFLGEATCALSQIVTKSSRSLTLDLVPGTEAADSVCSQSCGKLIVHAEECIGSKTTTEIIFRCSDFEHKTLFSRSDPFLVISKIVENGIPIPICKSEVIKNDPRLAWKSVFLNIQQVGSKDSPLVIECFNFNSNGKHDLVGKVQKSLVDLERLHSSGQGENLFYPTSSGNNYQNKQILKSQLFVDTFNESIQCSFLDYLAEGFELNFMVAIDFTASNGNPRLPDSLHYIDPSGHPNAYQRAVLEVGEVLQFYDTDRRFPAWGFGARPIDGPVSHCFNLNGSSNYCEVEGIQGIMMAYMSALLNVSLAGPTLFGPVITNAALLASQSLANSWHKYFVLLIITDGVVTDLQETKDALVKASDLPLSILIVGVGGADFKEMEILDADKGDRLESSNGRVASRDIVQFVPLRDVQITTLPFVGGEISAIQSLLAELPTQFLTFMRTRDIRPS; via the exons ATGGGAAATTGCTGCTCCGATGGCGGCAGCGGGAGGGCGGCCATTGGAGCCACGGCAGCCTATCCCACTATCGACGGCCCCAACGACGCCGTCCAACTCTTCCTCAGTGCTCGGGGATGCCACGGCCTTTTTTCCCAGATCGAG CTGTCTTTCTCTGCATTAGGATTGCGGGATCGAGATCTGTGTTCCAAG AGTGACCCTTTGTTGGTTATCTATGTAAGAGGACGAGATGGAGCAGTTCAAGAGGTGGGACGGACTGAGGTGGTCCTTAATTCATTTAATCCCACATGGATCACAAAACATACTATGGCATTCCAGTTTGAGGTTGTGCAAACACTAAT ATTCCGTGTATATGATGTGGACACTCCATTTCACAACGTGGAAGTGAAG ATGCTTAAGCTGGATGAGCAACAGTTTCTTGGTGAGGCAACCTGTGCTCTCTCCCAG ATAGTCACAAAATCAAGCAGATCATTGACCTTAGACCTTGTACCTGGTACAGAAGCTGCAGATTcagtttgttcccagagttgtggAAAACTTATAGTGCATGCTGAGGAATGTATAGGTTCAAAGACTACAACAGAGATTATTTTCAGATGTTCAGATTTTGAACACAAGACTCTTTTCTCAAGGAGT GATCCCTTCCTTGTAATATCTAAAATAGTGGAGAATGGAATCCCAATTCCGATTTGCAAATCCGAAGTGATAAAGAATGATCCGAGACTTGCCTGGAAGTCAGTATTTTTGAATATCCAACAAGTTGGAAGCAAG GACAGTCCATTGGTAATTGAATGCTTCAACTTCAATAGCAATGGCAAGCATGATTTGGTTGG GAAGGTTCAGAAATCATTGGtggacttggaaaggcttcaTTCCAGTGGGCAGGGAGAAAATCTGTTCTACCCGACTTCTTCTGGAAATAATTACCAAAACAAG CAGATATTGAAGAGCCAGCTATTTGTGGATACGTTTAATGAGAGCATCCAATGTTCTTTTCTGGATTACTTGGCTGAGGGATTTGAACTGAATTTTATGGTGGCTATTGATTTTACAG CTTCAAATGGAAATCCTCGCCTTCCTGATTCCCTGCATTATATTGATCCCTCAGGACATCCAAATGCATATCAGAGA GCAGTCCTTGAAGTTGGAGAAGTTCTGCAGTTCTATGATACTGACAGGCGATTTCCTGCATGGGGTTTCGGAGCCAGGCCAATTGATGGTCCTGTCTCTCACTGTTTCAACCTGAATGGAAGCAGTAACTACTGTGAG GTTGAAGGAATTCAGGGGATCATGATGGCCTATATGAGTGCTCTCCTTAATGTTTCGCTTGCAGGGCCGACTCTTTTTGGACCCGTTATCACCAATGCTGCACTACTTGCCAGCCAATCACTTGCAAACAGTTGGCACAAGTACTTTGTGTTGTTAATAATCACT GATGGTGTTGTGACCGATCTTCAAGAAACTAAAGATGCGCTTGTGAAAGCATCTGACCTACCGTTGTCAATACTCATAGTTGGAGTCGGGGGAGCCGATTTCAAGGAAATGGAg ATTCTAGATGCAGACAAGGGTGATCGACTGGAAAGTTCGAATGGCCGTGTTGCTTCACGTGACATTGTCCAGTTTGTTCCTTTGCGGGATGTGCAGA TCACTACCCTTCCATTTGTAGGTGGAGAGATATCTGCTATTCAGTCACTTCTGGCAGAACTACCCACACAGTTCTTAACCTTTATGCGGACCAGAGATATAAGACCAAGTTAA
- the LOC116214088 gene encoding protein BONZAI 1-like isoform X1, producing MGNCCSDGGSGRAAIGATAAYPTIDGPNDAVQLFLSARGCHGLFSQIELSFSALGLRDRDLCSKSDPLLVIYVRGRDGAVQEVGRTEVVLNSFNPTWITKHTMAFQFEVVQTLIFRVYDVDTPFHNVEVKMLKLDEQQFLGEATCALSQIVTKSSRSLTLDLVPGTEAADSVCSQSCGKLIVHAEECIGSKTTTEIIFRCSDFEHKTLFSRSDPFLVISKIVENGIPIPICKSEVIKNDPRLAWKSVFLNIQQVGSKDSPLVIECFNFNSNGKHDLVGKVQKSLVDLERLHSSGQGENLFYPTSSGNNYQNKILKSQLFVDTFNESIQCSFLDYLAEGFELNFMVAIDFTASNGNPRLPDSLHYIDPSGHPNAYQRAVLEVGEVLQFYDTDRRFPAWGFGARPIDGPVSHCFNLNGSSNYCEVEGIQGIMMAYMSALLNVSLAGPTLFGPVITNAALLASQSLANSWHKYFVLLIITDGVVTDLQETKDALVKASDLPLSILIVGVGGADFKEMEILDADKGDRLESSNGRVASRDIVQFVPLRDVQSELLLYYISVWWFYCFLVTTLPFVGGEISAIQSLLAELPTQFLTFMRTRDIRPS from the exons ATGGGAAATTGCTGCTCCGATGGCGGCAGCGGGAGGGCGGCCATTGGAGCCACGGCAGCCTATCCCACTATCGACGGCCCCAACGACGCCGTCCAACTCTTCCTCAGTGCTCGGGGATGCCACGGCCTTTTTTCCCAGATCGAG CTGTCTTTCTCTGCATTAGGATTGCGGGATCGAGATCTGTGTTCCAAG AGTGACCCTTTGTTGGTTATCTATGTAAGAGGACGAGATGGAGCAGTTCAAGAGGTGGGACGGACTGAGGTGGTCCTTAATTCATTTAATCCCACATGGATCACAAAACATACTATGGCATTCCAGTTTGAGGTTGTGCAAACACTAAT ATTCCGTGTATATGATGTGGACACTCCATTTCACAACGTGGAAGTGAAG ATGCTTAAGCTGGATGAGCAACAGTTTCTTGGTGAGGCAACCTGTGCTCTCTCCCAG ATAGTCACAAAATCAAGCAGATCATTGACCTTAGACCTTGTACCTGGTACAGAAGCTGCAGATTcagtttgttcccagagttgtggAAAACTTATAGTGCATGCTGAGGAATGTATAGGTTCAAAGACTACAACAGAGATTATTTTCAGATGTTCAGATTTTGAACACAAGACTCTTTTCTCAAGGAGT GATCCCTTCCTTGTAATATCTAAAATAGTGGAGAATGGAATCCCAATTCCGATTTGCAAATCCGAAGTGATAAAGAATGATCCGAGACTTGCCTGGAAGTCAGTATTTTTGAATATCCAACAAGTTGGAAGCAAG GACAGTCCATTGGTAATTGAATGCTTCAACTTCAATAGCAATGGCAAGCATGATTTGGTTGG GAAGGTTCAGAAATCATTGGtggacttggaaaggcttcaTTCCAGTGGGCAGGGAGAAAATCTGTTCTACCCGACTTCTTCTGGAAATAATTACCAAAACAAG ATATTGAAGAGCCAGCTATTTGTGGATACGTTTAATGAGAGCATCCAATGTTCTTTTCTGGATTACTTGGCTGAGGGATTTGAACTGAATTTTATGGTGGCTATTGATTTTACAG CTTCAAATGGAAATCCTCGCCTTCCTGATTCCCTGCATTATATTGATCCCTCAGGACATCCAAATGCATATCAGAGA GCAGTCCTTGAAGTTGGAGAAGTTCTGCAGTTCTATGATACTGACAGGCGATTTCCTGCATGGGGTTTCGGAGCCAGGCCAATTGATGGTCCTGTCTCTCACTGTTTCAACCTGAATGGAAGCAGTAACTACTGTGAG GTTGAAGGAATTCAGGGGATCATGATGGCCTATATGAGTGCTCTCCTTAATGTTTCGCTTGCAGGGCCGACTCTTTTTGGACCCGTTATCACCAATGCTGCACTACTTGCCAGCCAATCACTTGCAAACAGTTGGCACAAGTACTTTGTGTTGTTAATAATCACT GATGGTGTTGTGACCGATCTTCAAGAAACTAAAGATGCGCTTGTGAAAGCATCTGACCTACCGTTGTCAATACTCATAGTTGGAGTCGGGGGAGCCGATTTCAAGGAAATGGAg ATTCTAGATGCAGACAAGGGTGATCGACTGGAAAGTTCGAATGGCCGTGTTGCTTCACGTGACATTGTCCAGTTTGTTCCTTTGCGGGATGTGCAGAGTGAGTTGCTGCTGTACTACATTTCAGTTTGGTGGTTTTACTGCTTTTTAGTCACTACCCTTCCATTTGTAGGTGGAGAGATATCTGCTATTCAGTCACTTCTGGCAGAACTACCCACACAGTTCTTAACCTTTATGCGGACCAGAGATATAAGACCAAGTTAA